The following proteins come from a genomic window of Gottfriedia acidiceleris:
- a CDS encoding LysR family transcriptional regulator produces MNFEQMEHIVTVANEMSITKAADKLFISTSGLSQSITQLENKLDIKIFNRSKKSITPTFEGKIVISAANTIINAINEMNKEINQNKKEKHLKITTTIGLFYILQEIILKYNLLNKDISFNLVEQDVSDILNSFMKEDYDFAILSASIDTLKKLKNIAYQHIYTAHFCIGVGVKSPLYSYDYVTPNDIKDETILWYNLKDYKVTTKMLNINNPSKKIIRTNRRGLLLELVKESDAILIIPNIAALHFDLVINEEIKIIPIKENDKFFELNFWLIYFKTKGLTKVATEFINDFLEYKDQYIGSKQGKEYKE; encoded by the coding sequence ATGAATTTTGAACAAATGGAGCATATTGTCACTGTCGCAAATGAAATGTCTATTACTAAGGCTGCTGACAAACTATTTATATCAACATCAGGATTGAGTCAATCTATTACTCAACTGGAAAATAAGCTTGATATTAAAATTTTTAACCGATCAAAAAAAAGCATTACGCCAACTTTTGAAGGTAAAATAGTTATTTCGGCTGCAAATACTATCATAAATGCCATAAATGAAATGAATAAAGAGATTAACCAAAATAAGAAAGAAAAGCATTTAAAAATTACTACAACTATTGGTTTATTTTACATACTTCAAGAGATAATTCTGAAATATAATTTATTAAATAAAGATATTTCTTTTAACTTAGTTGAACAAGATGTATCAGATATTTTAAATAGTTTCATGAAGGAAGATTACGACTTTGCAATTTTATCAGCTTCGATTGATACGCTAAAAAAGCTAAAAAATATTGCCTATCAACATATTTATACAGCTCATTTTTGTATTGGTGTTGGAGTAAAATCACCATTATATTCTTATGATTATGTAACGCCGAACGATATAAAAGATGAGACTATTTTATGGTATAACCTTAAGGATTATAAAGTAACTACAAAAATGCTAAACATTAATAATCCGAGTAAAAAGATAATACGTACTAATAGAAGGGGATTACTATTAGAGCTGGTAAAAGAAAGTGATGCAATTTTAATAATTCCAAATATAGCAGCCTTGCATTTTGATTTGGTAATAAATGAAGAGATTAAAATCATTCCAATTAAGGAAAATGATAAATTTTTTGAACTGAATTTTTGGCTTATCTATTTCAAAACAAAAGGGTTAACGAAAGTAGCTACAGAATTTATTAATGATTTTTTAGAGTATAAAGATCAATATATAGGAAGTAAACAAGGAAAAGAATACAAAGAATAA
- a CDS encoding LysR family transcriptional regulator: MNFEQMEHIVIVADERSITKAAEKLHISTSGLSQSITKLENELGIEIFNRSKKIITPTFDGEKVISTATLIINTIKDMNNEIDIYKSKNVNNLKILTTTTGLDYLLEETIINYKLKNKNIYFDITKKDVKEIIKNFLENNYDFAFLYTSLESLINLKNIGYKHIHRSPLCVGVGKKSPFYSLEYINPSDLKNAKILWYKSSNFNLVSNAFNLTPDQMFINANNVSLLLEMAKESDAIFFAPEIVFINFDVVKNGDIKLIPIKENNQFFNIDYWLIYFENKGLSNLAEDLIENFLEYLDNVVKRKDNIN, translated from the coding sequence ATGAATTTTGAACAAATGGAACATATTGTAATTGTCGCAGATGAAAGATCGATTACAAAAGCAGCAGAAAAGCTGCATATTTCTACTTCTGGCCTTAGTCAATCTATTACTAAATTAGAAAATGAACTAGGTATTGAAATTTTTAATCGTTCAAAAAAGATAATTACTCCAACCTTTGATGGTGAAAAAGTTATTTCAACAGCTACTTTAATAATAAATACTATAAAAGATATGAATAATGAGATTGATATATACAAAAGTAAAAATGTGAATAATTTGAAAATCCTTACTACTACTACTGGTTTAGATTATCTACTTGAGGAAACAATCATAAACTATAAATTAAAAAATAAAAACATTTATTTTGACATCACTAAGAAGGACGTTAAAGAAATAATTAAAAATTTTTTAGAAAATAATTATGACTTTGCATTTTTATATACTTCTTTAGAAAGCTTAATTAATCTGAAAAATATAGGCTATAAACATATACATAGATCTCCTTTATGTGTTGGTGTTGGGAAAAAATCGCCTTTTTATTCACTTGAGTATATAAATCCATCTGACCTGAAAAATGCTAAAATATTATGGTATAAAAGCTCAAATTTTAATTTAGTTTCAAATGCGTTTAACCTAACGCCAGATCAAATGTTTATTAATGCAAATAATGTAAGTTTACTTTTAGAGATGGCAAAAGAGAGTGATGCAATTTTTTTTGCGCCGGAGATTGTGTTTATAAATTTTGATGTAGTAAAAAATGGAGATATAAAATTGATACCAATTAAAGAAAATAATCAATTTTTCAATATAGATTATTGGCTTATTTATTTTGAAAATAAAGGTTTGTCTAATTTAGCCGAAGATTTAATTGAAAATTTTTTAGAGTATTTAGATAACGTTGTTAAGAGAAAAGATAATATTAATTGA
- a CDS encoding helix-turn-helix domain-containing protein: MYEGKIIKFYREKYNITQDQLGHEICSRAQICRIENNQANHSIEIIKKLTERLGVDLELEVTKLNKLKTSLDQLHDAIIMQVFDDINTAKEELEKFELITISPYKYFYQLLQIRILLLNNNLEEATNIIKKIQKIEHKLSPYEVNMLKHILGIQSLTNKDYPNAIQLLTSIQNDVYKNPEYFYHLAVAYNEIDSNILAYYYAEKAQQYFQQMNNYPRAIDAELLMIIQVKDAVGDEIINRYKNLINSCNLCNSPDRKSKIYYYLAYEYFCRKNYEQAKKYYSESMILNEANPQSLQYILSLEGYVRSSFDSDLVLNL; encoded by the coding sequence ATGTATGAAGGGAAAATTATTAAGTTTTACCGTGAAAAATACAATATAACCCAAGATCAGTTAGGCCATGAAATATGCTCTAGAGCACAAATTTGTAGAATCGAAAACAACCAAGCAAATCATTCTATTGAAATAATAAAAAAATTAACCGAACGATTAGGTGTAGATTTAGAATTAGAAGTTACTAAATTAAATAAATTAAAAACATCCTTAGACCAATTACATGATGCCATCATCATGCAAGTATTTGACGATATCAATACAGCAAAAGAAGAGCTTGAGAAGTTTGAATTAATAACAATTTCACCTTATAAATATTTTTATCAATTACTACAAATTAGAATCCTATTACTAAATAATAATTTAGAAGAGGCAACTAATATCATCAAAAAAATTCAAAAAATAGAGCACAAATTATCTCCTTATGAAGTTAATATGTTAAAGCATATTTTAGGAATTCAATCTTTAACAAATAAAGATTATCCGAATGCAATTCAATTATTAACATCAATTCAAAATGATGTTTATAAAAATCCCGAATATTTTTATCACTTAGCAGTTGCTTATAATGAAATCGACTCTAATATTTTAGCCTATTATTATGCTGAAAAAGCACAACAATACTTTCAACAAATGAACAACTACCCAAGAGCAATTGATGCTGAATTATTAATGATCATTCAAGTCAAAGATGCTGTTGGTGATGAGATTATTAACCGCTATAAAAATTTAATTAATAGTTGTAATTTATGTAATTCACCAGACAGAAAATCAAAAATATATTATTATCTTGCTTATGAATACTTCTGTAGAAAAAATTACGAACAAGCAAAAAAATATTATTCAGAGTCAATGATACTCAATGAAGCGAATCCACAGTCTCTCCAATACATCTTGTCATTAGAAGGCTACGTACGAAGTTCATTCGATAGTGATTTGGTTTTAAATTTATAA